The DNA window GGCTTTTGCTGTCCTGCGCCAGACCGACGCCCGCCGCAAAAGTGATGACCGTCGCTATGCCGATTGAAATCCGCATGGTTTCCTCCCTGTTTCCCACGCGTTCTTACGACACGCTGATTGCTTTTGTTTCCTCGTAGACGGACCCGTCATCATCGTACCAGATGAATTTGAACTCGCCTGTTTCAGGAACGATCGCCTCAAACTGGAAGTAGGGGTTCGTCGAAATCGCAGGCTCGAGCGTCACATCAATGACGTTCTGACCGTTAAATTCTGCAGTAAACCGGTTGATGATCGACCGCGGGATGACGTTGCCGTCACTGTCCTTGCGCTGACCACTTTCCATCGTGTGACTGATCAGCGTTTTGATCTCGATGGTCTCGCCGGCAGAAGCCGTTTTCGGGACTTTGACGCGGGGTTTAACACCAGATGCCATTTTTATCTCTCCTCGTCCGTTCGGATCAGCCGCCGCAGCCGCCGATTGTTACTTTGATATTGGCCGATGCCTTCTGGAACGAACCGTCTTCCATTTCAGCGATTGCAATCACATTCTGCGTTCTTGCCAGTCTGATCCGTGTCGATGCCGTTCTGGACGCACTGAGCGGCCCGAATTTGAATGTCGCGACATTCGGCACCGGGTTTCCGTCTGCAAAGAGCACGATGGATACGGCACCCGGAGCACTCACGCCGATCGGCACGGTGTTCCCGTTTTCGGCAATTTCAGGAGCATCCAGTGTGATGGCACCTTCGCCAAGTTCGGCACCGCCTGTGACTTTTGCGATTTCGTCATCGGTAAGCGACGCGAAGGCGGGCAGTGATCCCATTGCCATAGCGGCCATACCGGCAGAGCTTGTAATCAGCAGATTACGTCGTGACAGTTTCATTTTGTTCTCCTCGAAAACACGAAGTTATTATTCTTTGAGAGTCTTGAGATATGCGACCACATCTTCGACCTGCTGCGCGGTCAGAATGCTGGTGCCGGCAAAATCTTCAAGCGGGCGTTCGTAGCCGCTGTCGATGTAGAACGCGGGCATCATCGTGCCCTCAAACATCATCTTGGCATTGCTGACGATGCCGCGCAGCTGCTCTTCGGTCCAGCGGTCTGCAACCCCGTCCAGAACCGGAGCAACCTCACCATGGAAGGATTCCTCGGACAGATCCGAATTTGCATGACATGCAAGACAGTTGCCAAGTTTGCGGTTCGCAAAGACATCGCGGCCGCTGACCGGATCCCCTGCAGTGCCGGTCAGTGACGCACTGACCACACCTTCTTCAAATTTTACTTCCGAC is part of the Roseobacter ponti genome and encodes:
- the soxZ gene encoding thiosulfate oxidation carrier complex protein SoxZ, whose protein sequence is MASGVKPRVKVPKTASAGETIEIKTLISHTMESGQRKDSDGNVIPRSIINRFTAEFNGQNVIDVTLEPAISTNPYFQFEAIVPETGEFKFIWYDDDGSVYEETKAISVS
- the soxX gene encoding sulfur oxidation c-type cytochrome SoxX codes for the protein MKRTTGIVAIAALVVFPAMADEVAPSEVKFEEGVVSASLTGTAGDPVSGRDVFANRKLGNCLACHANSDLSEESFHGEVAPVLDGVADRWTEEQLRGIVSNAKMMFEGTMMPAFYIDSGYERPLEDFAGTSILTAQQVEDVVAYLKTLKE
- the soxY gene encoding thiosulfate oxidation carrier protein SoxY, whose product is MKLSRRNLLITSSAGMAAMAMGSLPAFASLTDDEIAKVTGGAELGEGAITLDAPEIAENGNTVPIGVSAPGAVSIVLFADGNPVPNVATFKFGPLSASRTASTRIRLARTQNVIAIAEMEDGSFQKASANIKVTIGGCGG